The following are from one region of the Arachis duranensis cultivar V14167 chromosome 10, aradu.V14167.gnm2.J7QH, whole genome shotgun sequence genome:
- the LOC107470486 gene encoding uncharacterized protein LOC107470486 isoform X1, producing the protein MVKQSTQLKELKTQTQQPQFKELEIEVERQISAIRVVRDVEIERLLMELRLVRSCFSEEQLRKPMLQVFEETLPNLSIVKDGGNGKFDVKWKERGSRMSTTCGGVGRDLHASLFQMLSIAFPSECPSSVPQFGGFEYSSNTGRTGFVGDENLHFKDFDLMRHKIGVFEEPCEAQTLTSQEGLQTPNVSSQRLSVGMTPKTLRLPKPGEMLLSVHGSPLGVYKENNMEAIYESEEG; encoded by the exons ATGGTCAAACAATCAACTCAATTGAAGGAACTTAAAACCCAAACGCAGCAACCTCAATTCAAGGAGCTTGAAATCGAAG TGGAGCGTCAAATCAGTGCAATTAGGGTGGTTCGTGATGTTGAGATCGAGAGATTGTTGATGGAACTTCGTTTGGTTCGGTCGTGTTTCAGTGAGGAACAGCTCCGGAAGCCAATGCTGCAGGTCTTCGAAGAAACCTTACCGAATCTCTCAATTGTGAAAGATGGTGGGAATGGGAAATTCGATGTGAAGTGGAAAGAGAGAGGGAGCAGAATGTCCACGACCTGTGGTGGTGTAGGAAGAGATTTGCACGCTTCTCTGTTCCAGATGCTTTCAATTGCTTTTCCTTCGGAATGTCCTTCTTCGGTTCCTCAGTTTGGTGGTTTTGAATACTCTAGCAATACTG GGAGAACAGGATTTGTTGGTGATGAAAATCTTCATTTTAAGGACTTT GACTTGATGCGACATAAAATTGGG GTTTTTGAGGAGCCATGTGAAGCTCAGACTCTCACAAGTCAAGAAGGTCTTCAGACTCCCAAT GTGAGTAGTCAGCGCTTGTCTGTTGGGATGACACCCAAAACCCTTAGACTGCCGAAACCTGGCGAGATGCTTCTCTCTGTCCA
- the LOC107470486 gene encoding uncharacterized protein LOC107470486 isoform X2, whose amino-acid sequence MVKQSTQLKELKTQTQQPQFKELEIEVERQISAIRVVRDVEIERLLMELRLVRSCFSEEQLRKPMLQVFEETLPNLSIVKDGGNGKFDVKWKERGSRMSTTCGGVGRDLHASLFQMLSIAFPSECPSSVPQFGGFEYSSNTGRTGFVGDENLHFKDFVFEEPCEAQTLTSQEGLQTPNVSSQRLSVGMTPKTLRLPKPGEMLLSVHGSPLGVYKENNMEAIYESEEG is encoded by the exons ATGGTCAAACAATCAACTCAATTGAAGGAACTTAAAACCCAAACGCAGCAACCTCAATTCAAGGAGCTTGAAATCGAAG TGGAGCGTCAAATCAGTGCAATTAGGGTGGTTCGTGATGTTGAGATCGAGAGATTGTTGATGGAACTTCGTTTGGTTCGGTCGTGTTTCAGTGAGGAACAGCTCCGGAAGCCAATGCTGCAGGTCTTCGAAGAAACCTTACCGAATCTCTCAATTGTGAAAGATGGTGGGAATGGGAAATTCGATGTGAAGTGGAAAGAGAGAGGGAGCAGAATGTCCACGACCTGTGGTGGTGTAGGAAGAGATTTGCACGCTTCTCTGTTCCAGATGCTTTCAATTGCTTTTCCTTCGGAATGTCCTTCTTCGGTTCCTCAGTTTGGTGGTTTTGAATACTCTAGCAATACTG GGAGAACAGGATTTGTTGGTGATGAAAATCTTCATTTTAAGGACTTT GTTTTTGAGGAGCCATGTGAAGCTCAGACTCTCACAAGTCAAGAAGGTCTTCAGACTCCCAAT GTGAGTAGTCAGCGCTTGTCTGTTGGGATGACACCCAAAACCCTTAGACTGCCGAAACCTGGCGAGATGCTTCTCTCTGTCCA